One segment of Nitrospinota bacterium DNA contains the following:
- a CDS encoding sodium-dependent transporter: protein MKTETNNKRGFWASRMGFVLAASGSAIGLGNVWKFPYITGQNGGGAFVLIYLVCIFIIGLPIMLAEFTLGRKTNLNPVGAFKTLKPNSPWVGVGYMGVAAGFLILSFYGVVGGWTLAYIVKSFSHSVLEFHSPADAGQFFGAFIANPVEVLIYQAMFMGTCMAIVIKGIHGGIEKACDIMMPTLFVILLILMVRCLTLPGAMEGVKFYLYPDFSKISPSVILIALGQAFFSLSLGMGAMLTYGSYLSEKENLTAATVYVVLFDTLIALLVGMVIFPAVFAMGLEPAEGPSLVFSVLPAVFSSMPFGTVVSIIFFVLLAIAAITSGISLLEVVVAYFIDQIGWTRKKAVLIIGGVIFILGVPSGLSFGVMSDVKFMGMTFFDNVDNIASNYLLPLGGMLTAVFVGWKWGIVKAQEEIEKHETRFHWARQWGFLIRYITPVAVAVVFFAKFF, encoded by the coding sequence ATGAAAACAGAAACCAACAACAAACGCGGGTTCTGGGCCAGCCGCATGGGTTTTGTCCTCGCCGCATCCGGGTCCGCCATCGGCTTGGGCAACGTCTGGAAGTTTCCTTACATCACCGGCCAGAACGGCGGCGGCGCTTTTGTTCTCATTTACCTCGTCTGCATTTTCATCATCGGCCTGCCCATCATGCTGGCCGAATTCACCCTGGGACGAAAAACCAACCTCAATCCCGTGGGCGCTTTCAAGACCCTCAAGCCCAATTCACCCTGGGTGGGCGTCGGCTACATGGGGGTTGCGGCGGGATTTCTAATTCTCTCCTTTTACGGCGTGGTGGGAGGCTGGACCCTCGCCTACATCGTCAAATCCTTCAGTCATTCGGTTCTGGAATTCCATTCACCTGCGGATGCAGGTCAGTTCTTCGGCGCCTTCATCGCCAACCCGGTGGAAGTCCTGATCTACCAGGCCATGTTCATGGGCACCTGCATGGCCATCGTCATCAAAGGCATTCACGGCGGCATCGAAAAAGCCTGTGACATTATGATGCCGACCCTGTTTGTGATTCTTCTGATTTTAATGGTGCGTTGTCTCACGCTTCCGGGTGCGATGGAGGGGGTGAAGTTTTATCTATATCCTGATTTCAGCAAGATCTCGCCTTCGGTCATTCTCATCGCCCTGGGGCAGGCATTTTTTTCCCTGAGCTTAGGGATGGGCGCCATGCTCACTTACGGGAGCTACCTCTCGGAAAAAGAAAACCTGACAGCGGCCACGGTTTACGTGGTCCTCTTCGACACCCTGATCGCCCTCCTAGTGGGGATGGTCATTTTCCCCGCCGTCTTTGCGATGGGCTTGGAACCCGCCGAAGGGCCGAGTCTGGTGTTCAGCGTTTTGCCCGCGGTCTTTTCCAGCATGCCTTTTGGAACGGTGGTTTCTATTATATTTTTCGTCCTCTTGGCCATTGCCGCCATCACATCGGGAATTTCCCTGCTCGAAGTCGTGGTGGCCTATTTCATCGACCAGATTGGCTGGACCCGGAAAAAAGCCGTGCTGATTATTGGCGGGGTGATTTTTATATTAGGAGTCCCGTCAGGGCTTTCCTTCGGCGTGATGAGCGATGTCAAATTCATGGGCATGACCTTCTTTGACAACGTGGACAACATCGCCTCCAATTACCTGCTTCCCTTAGGGGGCATGCTGACCGCTGTTTTTGTGGGATGGAAATGGGGCATCGTCAAGGCTCAGGAAGAAATCGAAAAGCACGAAACCCGGTTTCACTGGGCCAGGCAATGGGGGTTCCTCATTCGCTACATCACCCCCGTCGCCGTGGCCGTGGTTTTCTTTGCCAAATTCTTTTAG
- a CDS encoding CBS domain-containing protein, with translation MDKVKDHVAYMDESILSISAEASAAEAAKKMRDSKLSSLIVVKGGENWGIVTETDLSRKIIAEELNPKETKVKFIMNKPIVAIDSDSTMMKAFVKMGNHNIRHLAVTEDDLIIGVLSINNFISYYKQKFEKGTK, from the coding sequence ATGGACAAGGTAAAAGACCACGTTGCCTATATGGACGAATCGATTTTAAGCATCAGCGCCGAGGCTTCGGCTGCGGAAGCGGCAAAGAAGATGCGCGATAGTAAATTGAGCTCTCTGATCGTCGTCAAAGGCGGTGAGAATTGGGGAATAGTCACCGAAACCGATTTATCCAGAAAAATTATTGCCGAAGAACTCAACCCAAAAGAAACCAAGGTCAAATTTATAATGAACAAACCCATTGTCGCCATCGATAGCGATTCAACAATGATGAAGGCCTTCGTGAAAATGGGCAACCACAATATTCGACACCTTGCAGTTACCGAGGACGATTTGATTATCGGGGTCCTTTCGATAAATAATTTCATTTCCTACTACAAGCAGAAATTTGAAAAGGGAACAAAGTAA
- a CDS encoding YHYH domain-containing protein has product MIKIISFIFIAVFVPLDAWAHSGGTNADGCHTNRKTGEYHCHSKKLKSTQAEKIESASEVGNRAMPSNEKPSGPQNKNRVFQWVDAKGEVHYSNNIEDLPVNARESLNSK; this is encoded by the coding sequence ATGATAAAAATTATCAGTTTTATTTTTATCGCAGTGTTTGTGCCTTTGGATGCATGGGCGCATTCCGGGGGGACGAATGCCGATGGCTGTCACACCAACCGCAAAACCGGCGAGTATCATTGCCACAGTAAAAAATTAAAATCTACACAAGCCGAAAAAATAGAATCCGCATCCGAAGTTGGGAACCGGGCCATGCCTTCCAATGAAAAACCGTCCGGTCCGCAAAATAAAAACCGGGTTTTTCAATGGGTCGATGCAAAGGGAGAGGTCCACTACTCCAACAATATTGAGGATCTGCCTGTCAACGCCAGGGAATCTTTGAATTCGAAATAG
- the purM gene encoding phosphoribosylformylglycinamidine cyclo-ligase: MAKNASSEKSQYAESGVDSTGAEGALGSLLQHILPTRKYSERYPLAADIGYFANVIDLGNGEGIAFGTDGVGTKILVAELLGKYDTIGIDCVAMNVNDVICVGARPVSMVDYIACSFTDEKVFDQLGKGLAQGAWQAGISISGGEISQIREIISGIDLIGAAIGHVKIDRINTGKNIEPGNLIVGLASSGVHSNGLTLARKILLGDNWEDQKASVNKFEDKLSRTLGEELLEPTRIYVNPIMEMLDSGIDLKAMVHITSGGYCNLNRVAKDNIRFVIDPLPPTPPVFKLIQDRGEVSDAEMFEVFNMGTGFCVIVEGTQEVEDVVRICQAHDLVSHVIGQVEACHGKEVTIPSKNLVGKGQKFKATTEG, from the coding sequence ATGGCTAAAAACGCATCGTCCGAAAAATCTCAATACGCCGAGAGCGGTGTCGACAGCACCGGAGCCGAAGGCGCCCTTGGCAGTCTCCTGCAACATATCCTGCCGACCCGAAAATACAGTGAGCGCTATCCGCTGGCGGCGGACATCGGTTATTTTGCCAACGTCATCGATCTGGGCAACGGCGAGGGAATCGCCTTCGGCACTGATGGCGTGGGGACAAAAATACTCGTCGCTGAACTTTTGGGGAAATACGACACCATCGGTATCGACTGCGTCGCCATGAACGTCAACGACGTCATCTGCGTCGGCGCCCGTCCCGTCAGCATGGTGGACTACATCGCCTGCTCGTTCACCGATGAAAAAGTCTTCGATCAATTGGGCAAGGGCCTGGCTCAGGGAGCCTGGCAGGCGGGGATCAGCATTTCCGGCGGCGAGATTTCGCAGATCCGGGAGATCATCAGCGGCATCGACCTCATCGGAGCCGCCATCGGCCATGTGAAAATCGACCGCATCAATACCGGAAAAAATATCGAGCCGGGAAACTTGATCGTCGGTCTGGCGTCCAGCGGCGTGCATTCCAACGGACTCACCCTGGCGCGGAAAATCCTGCTGGGCGACAACTGGGAAGACCAGAAAGCCAGCGTCAACAAATTTGAAGACAAACTCAGCCGCACTCTGGGAGAAGAACTGCTTGAACCGACCCGCATCTACGTCAACCCCATCATGGAAATGCTCGACTCCGGCATTGACTTGAAGGCGATGGTGCACATCACAAGCGGCGGATACTGCAACCTGAACCGGGTAGCGAAAGACAACATCCGTTTCGTCATCGACCCTCTGCCGCCCACGCCACCCGTCTTTAAACTGATTCAGGACCGGGGAGAAGTGAGCGACGCCGAGATGTTTGAAGTGTTCAATATGGGAACCGGGTTCTGCGTGATCGTGGAAGGCACCCAGGAAGTGGAAGACGTTGTCAGAATCTGCCAGGCTCACGATCTGGTCAGTCATGTGATCGGGCAAGTGGAAGCCTGCCACGGCAAGGAAGTCACCATTCCCTCGAAAAACCTGGTGGGCAAGGGACAGAAGTTTAAGGCGACAACCGAGGGGTAA
- a CDS encoding sodium:solute symporter family protein, giving the protein MMPETEALPFGPGALVVVGFYIASLLAIGGYAYTKRKDESLGDFFLAGRSMGFIVLLLTLYATQYSGNTFLGFSGAAYREGLGFILSIHFMTAIVVAYLLFAPKLYRISREHQFITPGDFIYHRFQSRFLCILVTLLMVYALCNFTLAQMKTLGTAFEGISQGRIPLWVGVISLTGVMLIYESLGGMRSVAWTDAVQGGILLLGFGILLYLALTEIGSLPVAISKLAANPDTVHKVKPPDAEGVRRWISFILMVGLGAAIYPQAIQRIYAARNVKVLKRSLAVMAFLPLTTTLIAVMIGVLMAAQVPDLNALVQATGAGQTVAPSETVFTLLCLKVMQGSELGYWLVVVLFAALLAAVMSTADSALLSISSMVTKDIYGRFLCPEADQAKLTRVGRWATWVLMVPIVWIAITYEGNLIDLLKLKFELLIQCVPAIYLGIHCRWLTARTVIVGIFMGLLVTLGLTWSGTLGFSEINYSKIWGFHSGVIGLTVNSLICLTDYFRPFRNTSA; this is encoded by the coding sequence ATGATGCCGGAAACTGAGGCGCTTCCCTTCGGTCCGGGAGCTCTGGTGGTTGTGGGATTTTATATTGCGAGTCTCCTGGCCATCGGCGGCTACGCTTATACAAAAAGAAAAGATGAGAGCCTCGGGGATTTTTTTCTCGCCGGGCGGAGCATGGGGTTTATTGTTCTCCTTTTGACCCTGTATGCCACCCAGTACAGCGGCAATACCTTCTTAGGGTTCAGCGGGGCCGCCTACCGTGAAGGATTGGGGTTCATCCTTTCCATCCATTTTATGACCGCGATCGTTGTGGCCTATCTCCTGTTTGCCCCAAAATTATACAGAATCAGCCGTGAACATCAGTTTATAACCCCAGGAGATTTCATTTATCACCGTTTTCAGAGCCGTTTTCTTTGCATTTTAGTGACCCTGCTTATGGTTTACGCCCTGTGCAATTTCACTCTGGCGCAAATGAAGACCCTGGGCACGGCGTTTGAAGGGATTTCTCAAGGCCGGATTCCTCTGTGGGTGGGGGTGATCAGCCTGACTGGAGTCATGTTGATTTACGAGTCATTGGGAGGCATGCGCAGTGTCGCCTGGACCGATGCCGTTCAAGGTGGAATTTTACTGCTGGGGTTCGGAATCCTGCTTTATCTGGCGTTGACTGAAATCGGTTCCCTGCCTGTGGCGATCTCTAAATTGGCCGCAAACCCTGATACGGTTCATAAAGTGAAGCCTCCTGATGCAGAGGGAGTGCGGCGATGGATCAGTTTTATTCTGATGGTGGGCCTGGGGGCCGCTATCTACCCGCAGGCGATCCAGCGGATTTATGCCGCCCGCAATGTTAAAGTTTTAAAGCGCTCGCTGGCGGTGATGGCGTTTTTGCCCCTGACGACAACGCTGATCGCCGTTATGATCGGGGTTCTCATGGCGGCACAGGTTCCCGACCTGAATGCTCTTGTGCAAGCGACGGGCGCGGGACAAACCGTGGCGCCATCCGAGACGGTTTTCACCCTCTTGTGTCTCAAAGTCATGCAAGGCTCGGAGTTGGGCTACTGGCTGGTGGTTGTGCTTTTTGCGGCTCTTTTGGCGGCGGTGATGTCCACGGCGGATTCGGCGCTTCTCAGCATCAGCTCCATGGTCACCAAAGATATTTACGGGCGGTTTCTTTGTCCCGAAGCGGATCAGGCAAAGTTGACACGTGTGGGCCGCTGGGCGACATGGGTGCTGATGGTCCCCATTGTGTGGATCGCCATCACCTATGAAGGCAATCTGATCGATCTCTTGAAATTAAAATTTGAATTGCTGATTCAATGCGTCCCGGCTATTTATCTTGGCATTCATTGCCGGTGGCTGACCGCGCGCACGGTGATCGTTGGCATCTTCATGGGCCTTCTGGTGACGCTCGGCCTCACCTGGTCTGGAACCCTGGGGTTTTCGGAAATCAATTATTCCAAGATATGGGGGTTCCACTCCGGCGTGATCGGGTTGACCGTCAACAGCCTCATATGCCTGACGGATTATTTTCGCCCATTCAGAAACACCTCCGCCTGA
- a CDS encoding secondary thiamine-phosphate synthase enzyme YjbQ, with protein sequence MKQFTHKFIVTTEGKGLRNINRTIVNWVDEQGVGTGILTVFLRHTSASLTIQENADPDVLADLNDFFNRLVADGDPAFRHRSEGPDDMSAHIRAALTQTQLSVPVIDGRLALGTWQDIYLFEHRSSPQRREVVLHLAGD encoded by the coding sequence ATGAAACAGTTCACTCATAAGTTTATCGTCACCACCGAGGGAAAAGGACTGCGCAACATCAACCGGACGATTGTCAACTGGGTGGATGAGCAGGGGGTCGGGACCGGAATTCTGACCGTTTTTCTTCGCCACACTTCGGCTTCTTTGACAATTCAGGAAAACGCGGACCCGGACGTTCTAGCCGACCTCAATGATTTTTTTAACCGGCTGGTTGCTGATGGCGACCCGGCATTTCGGCATCGGTCGGAAGGCCCGGACGACATGTCGGCCCATATTCGCGCCGCCCTGACCCAGACCCAGCTATCCGTTCCCGTTATTGATGGCCGTCTGGCTTTGGGAACCTGGCAGGACATCTATCTATTCGAGCACCGTTCCTCACCGCAACGGCGGGAGGTCGTACTTCATCTTGCAGGCGACTAA
- a CDS encoding tetratricopeptide repeat protein, translated as MQKADKTFEFKGSMIRRMFLLAGILLALVLLTACGTPETQENSENPAPVTQLPSQVVDGMKLLHEKNYEAAMSTVLAFLATEPDNTDALSAMSLIYVKLGRLTDASQLAKRSLEIDPDQSLPYSVLSRAKFQTSGFEEALDLARQALRIDPNSYLAYQLIGEVYLRQGLNKDALTVFKEAIKLEPNDPEILNLLGSGYIKSNQHDNALPILLKAQEIDPNLAGVNFNLAVVYAESQDGVKAMKHIDIAEHLYTQAENKPWMAKTRDIKRLLAQKFEFTPDDITNKF; from the coding sequence ATGCAAAAAGCAGACAAAACGTTTGAGTTTAAAGGGTCCATGATTCGCAGAATGTTTTTACTGGCCGGGATTCTCCTGGCTTTGGTCTTGTTGACAGCCTGTGGCACCCCTGAAACCCAGGAGAATTCGGAAAACCCAGCCCCCGTGACGCAATTGCCATCCCAGGTTGTTGATGGAATGAAATTGTTGCATGAAAAAAACTATGAAGCCGCCATGAGCACAGTTTTGGCTTTTCTTGCCACAGAACCGGACAACACCGATGCTCTCTCGGCCATGAGCTTGATTTATGTTAAACTAGGTCGCCTGACGGATGCCTCCCAATTAGCCAAAAGGTCGTTAGAGATCGACCCGGATCAATCCCTGCCTTACAGTGTTCTGTCAAGAGCGAAATTTCAAACGTCTGGTTTCGAGGAAGCGCTGGATTTAGCCAGGCAGGCTCTCAGGATAGACCCTAATTCCTACCTGGCCTATCAATTGATCGGGGAGGTTTATTTGCGGCAAGGATTGAACAAAGATGCGCTCACTGTTTTTAAAGAAGCCATTAAGCTGGAGCCCAATGACCCTGAAATATTAAATCTTCTCGGGTCCGGTTACATCAAGTCCAACCAACACGACAACGCTTTGCCGATTCTCCTGAAGGCACAGGAAATTGACCCCAACCTTGCGGGAGTGAATTTCAATTTGGCAGTGGTTTACGCTGAATCTCAGGATGGGGTAAAGGCCATGAAGCACATCGACATCGCAGAACATCTTTACACTCAGGCAGAAAATAAGCCCTGGATGGCCAAAACCCGGGACATCAAACGTCTGCTCGCCCAAAAATTCGAATTCAC